A genomic stretch from Burkholderiaceae bacterium DAT-1 includes:
- a CDS encoding S46 family peptidase, whose protein sequence is MQRLLLPLALVATVAHADEGQWQPYQMKDLKAELKRVGIKVPAEQLADLSKHPMSAIVSLGGCSASFVSPDGLVVTNHHCAYGAIQRNSTASKNLLAEGFLAKTRADELPGGPNERVYITESVDNVTDRVNQGVTASLKGKARHDLIEKNIKGIIAECEADKAYRCSVPVFHRGLEYYRIKQMMVKDVRLVYAPPESIGNYGGEVDNFEWPRHTGDFAFIRAYVGKDGRPADPSPDNVPYQSKDFLAVSAEGLKVGDPVLLAGYPGRTSRYRLPSEIRFARDVAYPVRVAENHRDLDTIAAATKANPEWVVRYASVVKSINNGMKKTQGLMDGFRRKDIAAIKDKQDAELRAWVGKQANAAQTNALLAELDGLIQREQTLARREQYYDIARSSDLLKAATTLYRLARESELADAEREPGFQTRDVPFIKARLTRLEQSMVPEVDKARWLSALGSYVRTDAALHAPTLDAAVQPAGADLAARVDAMYAATALADTNARLGWIGKSRAEFEASADPFIQLAVKLYDSEREQEAARKEIDGEFDRLVPQYMSTVIAFNRARNKPVYPDANSTLRLTYGTVSGYVPRDGAVYKPFTTVEGIVEKHTGQTPFNAPDRLLKAIAAKDYGVFKDKQLGTVPVDFLSSADTTGGNSGSAIMNGKGDLIGLNFDSTYESITKDWYFDADITRAVHVDARYMLWVMKHVDHADNVLAEMKIKYPK, encoded by the coding sequence ATGCAGCGTCTCCTCTTGCCGCTGGCGCTAGTGGCAACCGTTGCCCACGCCGATGAAGGCCAGTGGCAACCCTATCAGATGAAAGACCTGAAGGCCGAACTGAAGCGCGTGGGTATTAAGGTGCCCGCCGAACAGCTGGCCGACCTGAGCAAGCATCCCATGAGCGCGATTGTGTCGCTGGGCGGCTGTTCGGCATCCTTTGTGTCGCCGGATGGTCTGGTGGTCACCAATCACCATTGTGCCTATGGCGCCATCCAGCGCAATTCCACCGCCAGCAAGAATCTGCTGGCTGAGGGCTTTCTGGCCAAGACGCGTGCAGACGAACTGCCGGGTGGCCCCAACGAGCGCGTCTATATCACCGAGTCTGTGGATAACGTCACTGACCGCGTGAATCAGGGTGTGACCGCTAGCCTGAAGGGCAAGGCACGTCATGATCTGATCGAAAAGAACATCAAGGGCATCATCGCCGAATGCGAGGCCGATAAAGCCTATCGCTGCTCGGTGCCGGTGTTCCATCGCGGGCTGGAGTACTACCGCATCAAGCAGATGATGGTGAAGGATGTGCGTCTGGTGTATGCGCCGCCGGAGTCGATTGGCAACTATGGCGGTGAAGTGGATAACTTCGAGTGGCCGCGCCACACCGGTGACTTTGCCTTTATCCGCGCCTATGTGGGTAAGGATGGCCGTCCGGCCGATCCGTCGCCGGACAATGTGCCGTATCAATCCAAGGATTTTCTGGCCGTGTCGGCAGAAGGCCTGAAGGTGGGCGATCCGGTGCTGCTGGCCGGATATCCGGGCCGCACTTCGCGCTATCGTCTGCCCAGCGAAATCCGCTTTGCCCGCGATGTAGCTTACCCGGTGCGTGTGGCCGAGAATCATCGTGATCTTGATACCATTGCTGCTGCCACCAAGGCCAATCCCGAGTGGGTGGTGCGTTACGCCAGCGTGGTGAAGAGCATCAACAACGGCATGAAGAAAACGCAGGGCCTGATGGATGGCTTCCGCCGCAAGGATATCGCCGCCATCAAGGATAAGCAGGATGCCGAGCTGCGCGCCTGGGTAGGCAAGCAGGCCAATGCCGCGCAGACCAATGCACTGCTGGCCGAACTGGATGGTCTGATCCAGCGTGAACAGACACTGGCGCGCCGCGAGCAGTATTACGATATCGCCCGTTCTAGCGACCTGCTGAAGGCTGCCACCACGCTCTACCGTCTGGCGCGTGAAAGCGAGCTGGCGGATGCCGAGCGCGAACCGGGCTTCCAGACCCGCGATGTGCCCTTTATCAAGGCACGTCTGACTCGTCTGGAGCAATCGATGGTGCCGGAAGTCGACAAGGCGCGCTGGCTGTCCGCACTGGGTAGCTATGTCCGCACTGACGCGGCCCTGCATGCGCCTACACTGGATGCCGCTGTGCAACCTGCTGGCGCTGATCTTGCTGCGCGTGTGGATGCGATGTATGCCGCGACGGCGCTGGCTGATACCAATGCCCGTCTGGGCTGGATTGGCAAATCACGTGCCGAATTCGAAGCGTCTGCCGATCCGTTTATCCAGCTGGCAGTGAAGCTGTATGACAGCGAACGCGAGCAGGAAGCGGCGCGCAAGGAAATCGACGGCGAATTCGACCGTCTGGTGCCGCAGTATATGAGCACCGTGATCGCCTTCAACCGCGCTCGCAACAAGCCTGTCTATCCCGATGCCAACTCCACGCTGCGCCTGACCTACGGCACCGTGTCCGGCTATGTGCCGCGTGATGGAGCGGTGTACAAGCCCTTCACTACCGTGGAAGGCATTGTGGAAAAGCACACTGGTCAGACCCCGTTCAATGCACCGGATCGTCTGTTGAAAGCCATTGCAGCCAAGGATTACGGCGTGTTCAAGGACAAGCAGCTGGGTACGGTCCCGGTTGATTTCCTCAGCAGCGCCGATACCACTGGCGGCAACTCCGGCAGCGCGATCATGAATGGCAAGGGCGACCTGATCGGTCTGAATTTCGATTCCACCTACGAATCGATCACCAAGGACTGGTACTTCGACGCCGACATCACCCGCGCCGTGCATGTAGATGCCCGCTATATGTTGTGGGTGATGAAGCATGTGGATCATGCGGATAATGTGCTGGCGGAGATGAAGATCAAGTATCCGAAGTAA
- a CDS encoding MFS transporter, producing the protein MSLASIIHMNVGFLGLQYSFGLQQSSMSPLYRYLGADESSLPLLWLAGPMTGLLVQPLIGAISDRTVSRWGRRRPYFLIGAILCSLALLAMPFSPTLWMAASLLWILDAANNVTMEPYRAWISDQLDGPQRNTGYLIQSAMTGLGQTLSYLTPSLIVLLGVDRDEVNSHQIPWATIAAFLIGAGVSIASMSWTLFSTRKIVQPEPPVASDGTMSVRQTWRDIVGAIRAMPRPMRQLAPLMLCQWYAFFCYWQYVTLSLARTVFHTSDPASSGFREAVLLNGQCGAFYNFVAFIAALGMVPLASRMGAGRVHALALLAAGAGMLALPQIDQPMWLALPMLGIGMAWASLMGNPYIMLANSIPPARAGIYMGIFNLFIVIPMLIQVVTMPLIYPLLGSRPDYVLILAGGLLLLGAGLTLRLPGRNVAREPG; encoded by the coding sequence ATGTCGCTTGCCAGCATCATCCATATGAATGTGGGTTTTCTGGGGCTGCAATATAGCTTTGGCTTGCAGCAAAGCAGCATGAGCCCACTGTACCGTTATCTCGGTGCAGATGAATCTTCCCTTCCTTTGCTCTGGCTGGCGGGGCCGATGACTGGGTTGCTGGTGCAACCGCTGATCGGGGCCATCAGCGACCGTACGGTGAGCCGCTGGGGCAGGCGTCGTCCCTATTTTCTGATCGGCGCCATCCTCTGCAGCCTGGCTTTGCTGGCCATGCCATTCAGTCCGACCTTGTGGATGGCTGCCAGCCTGCTGTGGATACTCGATGCGGCCAATAATGTGACGATGGAGCCGTATCGCGCCTGGATCAGCGATCAGCTTGACGGCCCTCAGCGCAATACAGGGTATCTCATTCAGAGTGCCATGACGGGGCTGGGGCAAACCTTGAGTTATCTCACGCCGTCCCTGATTGTACTGCTGGGGGTGGATCGCGATGAGGTGAACAGCCATCAGATTCCCTGGGCCACCATTGCTGCGTTTCTGATTGGCGCCGGGGTGTCGATTGCTTCAATGAGCTGGACGCTGTTCAGTACACGCAAGATCGTGCAGCCGGAACCACCCGTAGCGTCGGACGGGACAATGTCCGTGCGTCAGACCTGGCGCGATATTGTCGGGGCGATTCGCGCCATGCCTCGCCCCATGCGCCAATTGGCACCTTTGATGCTGTGTCAGTGGTATGCATTTTTCTGTTACTGGCAGTACGTTACTTTATCGCTGGCACGCACCGTGTTCCATACCAGCGATCCTGCATCGTCCGGATTTCGTGAAGCGGTCTTGCTGAACGGGCAATGCGGCGCGTTCTACAACTTCGTCGCTTTTATTGCCGCTCTGGGGATGGTGCCGCTCGCCAGTCGGATGGGGGCAGGCCGGGTACATGCGCTGGCGCTGCTGGCGGCGGGTGCCGGGATGCTGGCGCTGCCCCAGATCGATCAGCCGATGTGGCTGGCGTTACCGATGCTAGGCATCGGCATGGCCTGGGCCAGTTTGATGGGGAACCCGTACATCATGCTGGCCAATAGCATTCCGCCTGCGCGCGCCGGGATCTATATGGGCATCTTCAATCTGTTTATTGTGATCCCGATGCTGATACAGGTCGTGACCATGCCGCTCATCTATCCGCTGCTGGGTAGTCGGCCAGACTATGTGCTGATTCTGGCGGGGGGATTGTTGCTGCTGGGGGCGGGCTTGACGCTGAGACTGCCCGGGCGCAACGTCGCACGTGAGCCCGGCTAA
- a CDS encoding LacI family DNA-binding transcriptional regulator yields the protein MKRSPPPDKKSGRTQMVDLARMAGVSVSTVSRALANSSQIGLETRERIQALAASLHYTVNVGAQNLRRNENRTIAVVIPFDAVSHQNISDPFFLRMLGALADALTQRGYHVLVSRVNVQEVESIANLYFGGVAAGIVLIGQWGLHDQLNRLATLDVPIVIWGAQVQQQLYCSVGGDNVEGGRLATAHLIEQGCKRILFVGNPPMQEVGDRYRGYQQALKDAGMADDPDRLMPLPFEPVMAAAALQARLDRGLDFDGIFACSDVLAVTFMRVLHKAGYRVPEDVRVVGYDDVDWATFAQPSLTTIHQPIEVAAQAMVERLLLQIQGERTPPLVLPVQLVQRESSIV from the coding sequence ATGAAGCGTTCCCCGCCGCCAGATAAAAAATCTGGTCGTACCCAGATGGTTGATCTTGCCCGTATGGCAGGCGTCTCTGTGTCGACCGTATCGCGCGCACTGGCCAATAGTTCGCAAATCGGACTGGAAACACGAGAACGCATTCAGGCGCTGGCGGCATCCCTGCATTACACGGTGAATGTAGGCGCTCAGAATCTGCGCCGCAACGAAAATCGTACGATTGCTGTGGTGATTCCCTTTGATGCAGTTTCTCACCAGAATATCTCTGATCCTTTTTTCCTTCGCATGCTGGGGGCGCTGGCAGATGCGCTGACGCAACGTGGCTACCATGTGCTGGTATCGCGGGTAAACGTGCAGGAAGTCGAGTCGATTGCGAATCTGTATTTCGGCGGGGTGGCCGCGGGGATTGTGCTCATTGGCCAGTGGGGGCTGCATGATCAGCTCAACCGGCTGGCGACGCTCGATGTGCCAATCGTTATTTGGGGAGCTCAGGTACAACAGCAGCTGTATTGCTCTGTTGGTGGCGATAATGTCGAAGGCGGGCGACTGGCCACCGCGCACCTGATCGAACAAGGCTGCAAACGCATCCTATTTGTGGGCAATCCGCCCATGCAGGAAGTCGGCGACCGCTATCGCGGTTATCAGCAGGCATTGAAAGATGCGGGTATGGCTGACGATCCGGATCGACTCATGCCCTTGCCTTTCGAGCCGGTGATGGCCGCCGCAGCCTTGCAGGCGCGGCTGGACAGGGGGCTGGATTTTGATGGCATTTTTGCCTGTAGCGATGTGCTGGCGGTGACCTTTATGCGCGTACTGCACAAGGCTGGCTATCGTGTGCCCGAGGATGTGCGAGTGGTGGGGTATGACGACGTAGACTGGGCGACCTTCGCACAGCCGTCTCTGACCACCATTCATCAACCCATTGAAGTGGCTGCGCAGGCGATGGTTGAAAGGCTGCTATTGCAGATTCAGGGCGAGCGCACGCCACCATTGGTATTGCCCGTTCAGCTGGTACAACGCGAAAGTTCGATCGTTTGA
- a CDS encoding acyl-CoA-binding protein codes for MSDLIARFKQAAEDVTKLSEAPDNQVKLKLYALYKQGTDGDVSGDRPGLMDFVGRAKYDAWDGLKGTTKEEAIQKYIDLVEALKAKE; via the coding sequence ATGTCCGATCTGATCGCACGTTTCAAGCAAGCAGCAGAAGATGTCACCAAGCTGTCCGAAGCACCGGACAACCAAGTCAAGCTGAAGCTGTACGCCCTGTACAAGCAAGGTACCGATGGTGATGTGTCCGGTGATCGTCCGGGCCTGATGGATTTCGTGGGTCGCGCCAAGTACGACGCATGGGACGGCCTGAAGGGCACCACCAAGGAAGAAGCAATCCAGAAGTACATCGATCTGGTCGAAGCACTGAAGGCCAAGGAATAA
- the corA gene encoding magnesium/cobalt transporter CorA gives MLINCVAYQDGHKLAAIPQADISDYIARPECMVWVALADPDAAELDEMREEFGLHELAIEDVRKGHQRPKLEEYGETLFVVLHLLSMDAQGAIQTGEVGIFVGGNYVLSVRSRSDAALVGVRERCEETPDLLRHGAGFVLYALLDEVIDRYFPIIHALEVELEQIESRLFAGKGANLSSIEDMYTLKRKVLTLQHSVIPLLDAVSRLNSGRAPDMCRKLDEYYRDLFDHLDRMARSIEGLREMVNTAMQVNLSMISLHDASVNKKLAAWAAIFAVPTMIAGIYGMNFEHMPELKWAWGYPLCLLAMVVVDGALWWKLKRAGWL, from the coding sequence GTGCTGATCAATTGCGTTGCCTATCAGGACGGCCACAAGCTGGCTGCCATTCCCCAAGCCGATATCAGCGACTACATCGCCCGGCCCGAGTGCATGGTGTGGGTGGCACTTGCGGACCCCGACGCGGCCGAACTGGACGAGATGCGCGAAGAATTCGGCCTGCACGAACTGGCGATCGAAGATGTGCGCAAGGGGCATCAGCGGCCCAAGCTGGAAGAGTACGGCGAGACGCTGTTCGTGGTGCTGCACCTGCTGTCGATGGATGCACAGGGTGCGATTCAGACGGGCGAGGTTGGCATCTTTGTGGGCGGCAATTATGTGTTGTCTGTGCGATCCCGCTCCGATGCCGCATTGGTCGGTGTGCGCGAACGCTGCGAAGAAACGCCAGACCTGTTACGTCATGGCGCAGGTTTTGTACTGTACGCCCTGCTGGATGAGGTGATCGACCGCTATTTCCCCATCATCCACGCGCTGGAAGTTGAGCTGGAACAAATCGAGTCACGCCTGTTTGCAGGCAAAGGTGCCAATCTCTCCAGCATCGAGGATATGTATACCCTGAAACGCAAAGTGCTCACCCTGCAGCACAGTGTGATTCCCTTGCTGGATGCCGTATCACGCCTGAATAGCGGCCGTGCACCTGACATGTGCCGCAAGCTGGATGAGTATTATCGCGACTTGTTCGATCACTTGGATCGCATGGCCCGCAGCATCGAAGGGCTACGCGAAATGGTGAATACAGCCATGCAGGTAAACCTGTCGATGATTTCACTGCACGATGCGTCAGTGAATAAAAAGCTCGCTGCCTGGGCGGCGATTTTTGCGGTGCCAACCATGATCGCCGGAATCTACGGTATGAACTTCGAGCACATGCCCGAGTTGAAATGGGCGTGGGGCTATCCGTTGTGTCTGCTGGCGATGGTGGTGGTCGATGGGGCGCTGTGGTGGAAATTGAAGCGGGCAGGGTGGTTGTAA